A part of Streptomyces sp. NBC_01451 genomic DNA contains:
- the murG gene encoding undecaprenyldiphospho-muramoylpentapeptide beta-N-acetylglucosaminyltransferase, with protein MHVVLAGGGTAGHIEPALALADALRRADPTVGITALGTERGLETRLVPERGYDLALIPAVPLPRKPTPELITVPGRLRGTIKAAEQILERTKADCVVGFGGYVALPGYLAAKRLGVPIVVHEANARPGLANKIGSRYAAQVAVSTPDSKLRDARYIGIPLRRSIATLDRAAVRPEARAAFGLDPSLPTLLVSGGSQGARHLNEVIERVAPYLQQAGIQVLHAVGPKNELPQVHQMPGMPPYIPVPYVDRMDLAYAAADMMLCRAGAMTVAELSAVGLPAAYVPLPIGNGEQRLNAQPVVKAGGGLLVDDAELTPEWVQRQVLPVLADPHRLYEMSRAASEFGRRDADELLVGMVYEAIASRHR; from the coding sequence GTGCATGTCGTACTCGCCGGTGGGGGGACCGCCGGTCACATCGAGCCCGCGCTCGCCCTCGCGGACGCCCTGCGCAGGGCTGATCCCACAGTGGGGATCACGGCCCTGGGCACGGAACGCGGTCTGGAGACCCGGCTCGTCCCCGAGCGGGGCTATGACCTGGCGCTGATCCCAGCGGTCCCGCTGCCGCGCAAGCCCACCCCGGAACTGATCACCGTCCCCGGTCGGCTGCGCGGCACGATCAAGGCCGCCGAGCAGATCCTGGAGCGCACCAAGGCGGACTGTGTCGTCGGCTTCGGCGGCTATGTGGCCCTGCCCGGCTACCTCGCCGCCAAGCGCCTGGGCGTGCCGATCGTCGTCCACGAGGCCAACGCCCGCCCGGGCCTCGCCAACAAGATCGGCTCGCGGTACGCCGCCCAGGTCGCCGTCTCCACCCCCGACAGCAAGCTCCGCGACGCCCGCTACATCGGCATCCCGCTGCGCCGCTCGATCGCCACCCTCGACCGGGCCGCCGTGCGCCCCGAGGCGCGGGCCGCGTTCGGGCTCGACCCGAGCCTGCCGACGCTGCTGGTCTCGGGCGGCTCGCAGGGCGCCCGGCACCTCAACGAGGTGATCGAGCGGGTCGCGCCGTACCTCCAGCAGGCCGGCATCCAGGTGCTGCACGCGGTCGGCCCGAAGAACGAACTGCCGCAGGTGCACCAGATGCCGGGGATGCCCCCCTACATCCCGGTACCGTACGTGGACCGGATGGACCTCGCGTACGCCGCGGCCGACATGATGCTCTGCCGCGCGGGTGCGATGACCGTCGCCGAACTCTCCGCCGTCGGACTCCCGGCCGCCTACGTCCCACTGCCCATCGGCAACGGCGAACAGCGGCTGAACGCCCAGCCGGTGGTCAAGGCCGGCGGCGGACTCCTGGTCGACGACGCGGAACTGACGCCCGAGTGGGTCCAGCGCCAGGTCCTGCCCGTGCTCGCCGACCCGCACCGGCTGTACGAGATGTCCCGCGCCGCCAGCGAGTTCGGCCGCCGGGACGCCGACGAGCTGCTCGTCGGCATGGTGTACGAGGCGATCGCCTCGCGCCACCGCTAG
- a CDS encoding cell division protein FtsQ/DivIB, with the protein MAGGATTAERGERQQDTSGPPRRPGLLGRLGPHRLRTAVVVALALLVLGGGVLWVLYGSRWTRVERVSVSGTGVLTQAQVREAADVPVGEPLVSVDTDAIESRLLRKLPRIDSVEVTRSWPHGIGLKVVERTPVLIVESTGNGGKYVEVDAKGARFATVSDAPKGVPALELTLSRTGSQTASLRRFGSDRLVREAVRVAGDLPAAVARAVRTVKVGSYDSVSLELGDGRTVAWGSGEKGGAKARALTALMKAAPGARHFDVSVPTAPASSGS; encoded by the coding sequence GTGGCCGGAGGAGCGACGACCGCCGAACGCGGCGAACGGCAGCAGGACACCTCCGGCCCGCCCCGCCGGCCGGGCCTCCTCGGCCGCCTGGGGCCGCACAGGCTGCGTACGGCCGTCGTCGTGGCCCTCGCCCTGCTCGTCCTCGGCGGGGGCGTCCTCTGGGTCCTCTACGGGTCGCGGTGGACGCGGGTGGAGCGCGTATCGGTGTCGGGGACCGGCGTTCTGACGCAGGCGCAGGTGCGGGAAGCCGCCGACGTGCCGGTCGGGGAACCGCTCGTTTCCGTCGACACCGACGCGATCGAGTCCCGACTTCTCAGGAAATTGCCCCGAATTGACTCGGTTGAGGTCACTCGGTCCTGGCCGCACGGAATCGGGCTGAAAGTGGTCGAACGCACCCCGGTTCTGATTGTCGAAAGCACCGGTAATGGGGGCAAGTATGTCGAAGTGGACGCGAAAGGCGCGCGATTCGCGACGGTTTCAGATGCCCCCAAAGGTGTACCCGCATTGGAATTGACGCTGTCCCGGACCGGTTCGCAGACCGCCAGTCTGCGCCGGTTCGGCAGCGACCGGCTGGTGCGCGAGGCGGTGCGGGTGGCGGGCGACCTGCCGGCCGCCGTCGCGCGCGCCGTCCGGACCGTCAAGGTGGGCTCGTACGACTCCGTCTCGCTGGAGTTGGGCGACGGCCGGACCGTCGCGTGGGGGAGCGGCGAGAAGGGTGGCGCGAAAGCCCGGGCGCTCACCGCTCTCATGAAAGCGGCTCCGGGTGCCCGGCACTTCGACGTCAGCGTGCCCACCGCCCCTGCGTCATCAGGGAGTTGA